The window TTAATGTAAATTCTGTTTACAGTAAAGATGAAATGTATGGATTTGCAAACTTGGGAGTTTTATTAAATGAAAGGCAAATATGTTTCACTCAGTAATTGGACAACAATAGCTTAATCATTTTGGATGTTGCAAATGTTGCGGAAGCCGAATATATAAAGAGTGATTaaatcacaactactatatctaaaggtagctaataaatagtaaatgagacaataataaaatgaacaccagaaattaacgaggttcggcaaaatttaatttttgcttagtcctcggacacaatcaactcaaatttatttcactccaaaaatacaagtgaaatactacaagagagaaagaagattcaaatgccttaggagataagaaggcaagtgaAAGATGTGTACAAATGAACAAAACCCTTGCTATTTATAGAAGAGAAATGAccttaataatgtcatgcatgacatcatattaagtgtgaacatgcaatgtaaatgcatgaaaaatgtatctaccaatttcttcctaaaaggaggcttcaaatgttcacactagttcacattaatcttgtcaaaattcaacaaatctccaccttggcaagatTCCACTTTTGCAATTTTCTCTTACtgataaattttgattgtgtcttcaactccaatcttcaaagttcaacaatgttgatcaagttcaaacaatgttgaaacttgatcgcagtcactACTTTTGTTAGCATATCGGCAGGGTTGTCTGCAGTCCGAATTTTCTGCaccatgactccaccttcttctataatATCTCGTACAAAGTGAtatcgaacatcaatgtgcttcgtccttgcatgataaacttggttctttgctaattggatagcactctgactatcacaaaatagtgtgatgttttcttgaccaataccaaaatctctaAGCAACCCtcgaagccaaattgcctcctttacAGCCTACGTAATTGCCATGTACTGTGCCTCAGTAGTAGACAAAGCAAccgttgactgcaaagtagacttccaactaactggtgcattTGCAATAGTGaaaacataaccagtagttgatctacgCTTGTTCAAATCACCCGCATAAtccgagtcacaatatccaaccagATACTGACTATCTTCCTGCTAAAAAATCaatccaacatctacagtattacaaatataccgtagaatccatttcacagcttgccaatgctcctttcctggatcatGCATATACATGCTTACAACTCCGATAGCATGTGAAATATCAGGTCTTGTGCAAActattgcatacatcaagctaccaacggcATTCGCATATGGCACTCTTGACATATACTCTTGTTCAGCTTCATTCTTCGGCGACATAGCAGCACTATGCTTAAAGTGAGGAGCAAGAGGAGTGCTAACCAACTTTGTGTTCTCATTCATGCCAAATCGATCTATTACTTTCTTCaagtattctttctgagatagatagagtttctttgaatgtctatctctttttatctccatgccaagaattttcttcgcCTCACCTaaatccttcatctcaaactcctttcttagttgaatcttcaacttctcaATTTCCTCTTGActtttggaagctatcaacatatcatcaacgtataggagaagatatatgaAGGATCCATCttcaagcttgcgcaaatacacacaatgatcacATTTGCTTCTTTTGTACTtctgccgcaacataaacttatcaaatcgtttgtaccattgtctagaagattgtttcaattcgtacaataatttttcaagtttgcacaccatattttccttttcagcaactttgaatccttctggctgagtcatataGATTTCCTATTCCAAGtctccatgtaaaaatgcagtttttacatctaactgaactagttccaaattcaattgtgctaccaaagccaacaaaaCTCTAATGGAGGAGTGTTTAACGACTGGAGAAAATAcctcattgtaatcaattccctccttttgagcgtaccctttggccaccaatcttgctttgtagcaaacatcttcttggttaggaaatccttctttctttgcaaatacccatttacACCTAATTGCTTTCTtgcccttcgggagattggccaatttccatgtGCAATTCTAATGAAGGGACTAcaattcttcattcatggcaatcctccacttatcttcttttGAATTTTGGACTGCATTTTTATAAGTGATAGgaacaccatcagctacaattgaggctgCACAAgccaccgtctctatgagacgaacaggtttctttattgttctttttggcttgctggttgctattgattcaagttgttgttggggttcctgagttggaatctcccctTCCACTGACTCTTCTTCCAGGGGAAAATCTTCTATTGTTTCCTCGTTTTCTCCCTGTGTTGGGAAAATTAATTtttcctcaaactccacctgctttgaaGCACCAtcagtttgtttgacatctttAAATGTCACCTTATCTAttatggcagattcatcaaaggtaacatctctgctgaatataacttttcttgtctctggacaccataatcggtatcctttgactccagaagtaatccccataaatatagcTTTCTTTGCcctcggatccaattttgactctttcacatgataatatgcaattgagccaagcacatgtaaaaaattataatctTCAGCAGGTTtttcataccatttttcaaatggtgtcttgcctcCCATAAtggcagatggtagacgattaatgaggtggcatgcatatgttatagcctcagcccaaaattctttgcccaaacCAGCATTGGACATACACCGAACCTTCTCCAGCAAAGTCCCGTTCATGCGTTCTGTCACTCCATTCTGTTATGGTATATTTCTGACGGTGAAATGTCTCAAAATTTTATCATCTTCACAAATTTTATTGTaaagatcatttttgtattctccACCATTATATGTGCGAAGACACTTTATCTTTCTGCCTGTTTGAGTCTCTATCATcgccttccatttgagaaaaattcccagcacctCATCTTTGGTTTTCAtagtatacacccacactctccgggaaaagtcatcaataaaggttacaaaatagtgtttcccatctaatgaaggtgttttggaagtaccccaaacatcagagtgaaCATAATCCAAAATACTTTTAGTATTACGGATTGCTgttccaaatttaacccttgtttgtttcccttgacacaatgctcacaaaactccaaattaTAAGTCTTTACTCCTTtcaacaatccttgatctgataaaatctttaaggattttcctccagcatgtcccaagcgcatgtgccatagcttggttgcttctgccaccttgtcatcactggatgtcactgttgctgtcccaataactgtactaccgcgATAGTGATACATGTTATTATTTCGCCGGAttcccttcattaccactagtgcaccagagCATATTCTCATTACCCCATTTTCTGCAACGACTTTGAGCCCCTTTGACTCTAGGGCTCCTACagaaatgagatttttcttcaattctggTACGTATCGAACAtgtgttaatgttctgatcaatccatcatggttccttaatcggaTTGAACCAATACCATATGCGGTAAGAGGATTGTTATTTGCTGTGTGAATAACTCCacattctccttcttgaaaatcaacgaaccagtccttgttgggacacatatgatagctacaagctgaATCTATCAGCCATATGTCAGATGGTTTGAATGGCTCAGTTGTAACTAGCGAGAAATCAGAGTcgtcacaatcagctacatttgaatccataacaGTCTTTCTATTGTTAGGTTTGGCCTTGTTTTTCAACtttggacagtctttcttccaatGCCCCTTTTCTCggcaaaaggcacattcatctttgctgggtctggatcttgacttggatcttcctttTTTCGTTCTCATATGATTTTGAGAACGACCTCTCACGACCAGTGCTTCTCCTTTTCcactcttttgtttttctctctttctttgttcatagctctACAAGGCAGAACAAACTTCTTTGAGAGACACTTCATCATTCCCATAAAGTAGAGTAGTTTctaggtgctcgtactcatcgggAAGTGAACTTAATAATATTAAGGCCATATCTCCATCACTAAAAGTCACGTACATATTCTGCAAATCTGTCGCTAACTTATTAAAGCTGGTGATATGATCATTCATTGTAGTACCAGGAACATATGTGAAGCGTAACAGTCTTTTTTTCATGTAaagtttattttgactgtttttcttcaagaatttatccTCCAACGCATTTcacaatttacttgcagaagtttctttTGTGTATGGATACTTCTGTTCTCTTGCGAGGTAAGATCGAATGGTACcacaagcaacacggttgataatcttccaatcttcttctccgaTATTGTCTGGTTTATTTTCTTCTATGGCAATATCTAGCCCTTTTTGAAAAAGGACACCAAGAATCTCAGCTTGCCACATCCcgaaatgtcctgacccgtcaaaaatttcaactgcaaatttcgcatttgacataattcttgtcataagcgaagatgccaacgacGTATTACTGACACCCGATGTGGACTCTTCATTTTTATTATCTCCCATTTTGCTATAGATACTATTTATTTGCTAACAGTACAGAACaccaaagtaattcttttctgatgtggaagttcagactttgctgcaaccacagagcatactaagatagaaccttggctctgataccaattgttgcggaagccgaatatatagagagtgattaaatcacaactactatatcTAAAGATAGCTAATGAATAGTAAATGAGACAATAATAAAATGAACACCAGAAATTAACGAGGTTcggcaaaatttaatttttgcctagtcctcggatacaatcaactcaaatttatttcactccaaaaatacaagtgaaatactacaagagagaaagaagattcaAATACCTTAGGAGATAAGATGGCAAGTGAGAGATGTGTACAAATGAACAAAACCCTTGCTATTTATAGAAGAGAAATGGCCTTAATAGtgtcatgcatgacatcataTTAACTGTGAACATgcaatgtaaatgcatgaaaaatgcatcTACCAATTTCTTTCTAAAAGGAGGCTTCAAATGTTCACACTAGTTCACATTAATCTTGTAAAAATTCAACAGCAAAAAAGTTATTCCTGTCCCAAGTAATGCTAGTGAAGTTTAAGACTTTATTCTTTTGTTGCAAGTGAAATTACTCGCTTCACATTGTCAATAATGAACTTTTCTCTGAAAAATCACATGATAAACTGTATGTCCAAGAGATCACTTGTTTCACAGATTCTTCTTCTATCACTCTCTCAAGACTCTTAACGTCCAATAAGCAGCtcaaaatgatttataaagaGCAGCAGCAGCTGGTCCCTCATTTATCGAGATCATTAAGAATCTCTTTTGCACTATACTTgtcttaattttttgtttattatGTGGTCTCTATTACTCTGATTGATTCCTTCATATAATCTATAAGACCTGACATTGCTGAATATGCATGATTGACATTTGAACACATACTCTTTAAGAAATCCATCTGGCTATCTTGCTGATTCTTTGAATAAGTTGCATCTTGAAGTGAATAACTTCACTGATTATCTTCCTTCTCAGTTGGAAAGTATAAGAATCAATTTGTTTACAATGCGAGCATCTCAGATGACctttcagtttaagcttcttggAATCTTGTTTTTCAAGAATTTGCGGTGTGATGGATTATTTCTGTGTGTGGAGAATTATATCTGCTATGAAAGCTGCTTAAGTGAGAAGGATGTTAAATCACAAGTAATATACGAAGGGCAGAATCGGTCAACTGATCCACCTTCTCACTCTTTATCATAATCTTGTCTTCTGTGCATTGTTGCACTAACACAAATTTGAACAGTTGCAAACCTACAAGGATCATTGTTGCACTATCTTACATATCATTCTGCAGCAAATGATTTTGAGAATATACACCACAAGGGCACAGAGAAGCAAGGAGCACGACTTCTTTTGAGTTTTAAATCTATACCAGAACTGATTTAATATAGTTGGAAGCTTAGATAGAAAATCAAAATACTCAATAGGATAAGAACAATTCTTACTTCATACTAGTCTTATTGGTTGATCTTCTAAATTGCAGGAATTTTATCTCAATCCTGTAGACTCACAAGAAGATTAATCTCGTAAGCCTTTTGAAAGTTGCACTTGAAGTAGAAAAACGAATTCAAAGAGAAATATCAAGAGACTTGTACTAATAACATGTTACCAAACGGCAGAAATTGGCAGCGAAATAACGGAAATTATAGCAGAATTAGACGGTTCAAGAGAAATACCATTGCATCGTTGATATCACTCTACATTTTCATATCCAGACGAGGCCATGATAAGGAGTATTTATAGCAACGGGAGGGGATTTAGGTGTAATGATTGAGTTTACACTTGTCTAGGCCATTGTATTGAAAATCAACTCAACTGTGCCTATATGTTAccagaaattattatttttaaaagtcgGAAAATGCTACACCTGGTCCGGAAAACACAACTATACTAACAAATCATACATTATGGGAGTTGATTGCTTGATTTAGTTTATCTAACTTATTccacatttttcttcttttacatACTATGTCTACTATATATTAAGATAACTCAGTAAAGAAGTTCTTCTTAACCATCTTTCATACAAAACAAATAAATACAGAGCAGATTACAATCGTTCTTATCAACTGATATGCCAAAGAATAAGGCACATCAACTGATGAAATATGAAGTCAAGTTTTCTTATCTTTTCCAATTGAGGAAGACTTGAACCATGGTATCAACACAGATGTAGTCTTTTGGTAGAGCGTATATGCTTCAGTTCTGTATGTTTGGCTAAGCATTTTCCTCTCCACAAGCACAGTGACATATGCTAAGCAAATGCTATTTATGAGTGCACCAAGGAATGTCCAACCTTGACCCAAATTCCATGCAATTAAGGCCAGTCCCCACCACCATAACTGTTCTCCAAAATAATTAGGATGTCTTGAGTAGCACCAGAGGCCTTTGCCAAGAATTGGAACCATCGGTTGGCCAAGTTCTTTCAGTTTCTGATTTCTGCTAATAAAATTGTGGAGCTGTGTATCGGCATGATAGGCGATTGTAATGCCGGAGAGGCAGATGACTATGGCAATGAAATCCCAGATATTCCATGGCTTGTTCTGCGAATGGACAACATATAGAGGCAGGCATATCCCCATCTGAAAAACCTGCAAAGGCAAATGTATACAAAAACTTAAACATCATAATGCTATATTAACAAAGAATTTGAAGAGGGAGTattctttttcattttgtttctcCCAACTCACAGAATGCAAATGTGATTTGATGTTTTCAGTTATTATGAACATCCAAACTTGATTGCTAAATGAAGAAAGCAAGTAAAAAATTGGAAAGGACGCTGCTAAAGCTCGGGGAATGGCTAAGAATTTGACACTAGGTAAATAATCTTATCATATTTCTTGTCTTTGTTGCAACACTTTTTAATATGATTGTTGTGCCATCAGAAAAGGCATACTGCACATAAACTCAATCAACCGCTGATACTGCAAGTgatctatgtattttatgtaCAACCTGTAAAGAAATAGAGAATTTTAAAATTTGGGTCTAACTCAATTTCAAAAGCTAGTTAATGTGATGAGTAACgccaagaccatataaggagtTAACAACTCATAGTCTAACCAAGGTGGAACTCTAAAAACATAACATGGGAGCCCAACATTGGATAAATCAAGAATAGAAATAGGTGTGGCATAAAAGAAATGGACTTGAGCCTAACTGAAAATAAGAAACTAGCTCATATGATGAACATTGCTCAAATAGCGTATGAGGAGATAAAGACAGGGACCCTCAAACAAAATCTGGAAAAGTTAACGTAAGATTATAACTATTTTTCACAAACCACATAATAAATGAAACAGAGTCATATTCATAAAGCAAGAACATGACAAATGAAGAAAAGAGTTACCTGCTGAGAGAGATAAATAGCAAAGAAAGAGACCCACCACCATTTCTTGCCATACTGGTGGCTCAAGTCTGTGAATCTCCAGTCTTGCCTGACTCCCCATTGCCAATTTTCACGTCGGAAGTAGCTGTGAATCAGCCTAATACTCCAAATCCATGTCAAAAGCATCACAATACGTGATCTCCATTGATTGTACTGTGTCTGTGCCGTGGGATGATTGGCATAGAAATGTAACAGCATTATTGGAATCACCATCCAGTACAAACCTATCAGCTGCAAATCAATTTCAATTTTCAAATCATCAAGTTAAAAAGGAAGAGCTAGCATTGACAGTGATTTCATTTTACAAGTGAGTTACCCAATGGCTTGATTGAAGAAGAGCAATGAACCAGAAGAGGACGTTGACATTAAGGAAAAACACTACATTAGCCAGTAAAAGTGGATGGAGATTGCACAATGAGTGATCTTGATTTTGATGAAGGAAATAGAGGTAGAAGATAATGGAGGGAAGGGGAACAACAAATGCAATCAAGGCATTCTTGAAATTCCTATGAGTAGCCATGTCTCTATTTCAGTTACCAGCTAGTGTCCTTGTCTTTTTTGCTTCTAGGGGTCTAATTTATAAACGAGTCTACGAGCCACGCcaaattaaaataaatgagaaTGATTACTCTATGTGACATATTTTATTACTCCTTAGTTTATCAAAAGAATGATAGTacctttttatcttttaaaataatttagaGCCGACGTAagaaattttttcatttttccaaaaaaatttcacttttttctaAATCatcgtttgttcataaaatttttaattttcacttgaaaatgcattttggaaatttttgaaaatttgaaaaactcaaaaaaaaactgtttttcaaaattttcactcaaaccactcacaaaacttcaaaaccAACCCAAAATAACACAATTCTAAATTTAAAATACCATTTTCATTTGAAAATTTTTTTTTCactattttgaaattttacaattcttatgtccaaacgccctcTTAGTTTTAAACATTTTTTCTTTAGTAACAtgattttatagccataaaaatCTCATGGCATATTAAACATCATAAGTTTTAAAATTAtgtatttctttcttaaattttgtaTCGAATCAAACATAAAGTGAAACAAAAGAATAGTGATAAGGAGGGTGGTAGAATGACATCAATTAAAGGTTTCGAGTTCTTGTTCTGGAAATAAAAAAACCTCTTAGTAGAAAATACTTTTACCAGTAGACTTATATAGAGTAAATAGAAGATATTAGTTAATTAAGTCATTAGATTTATAATATCAGATactaagaaaacaaaaagaagaagaaagaatgagTATGGACTGGtccaaaagaaagcaaaaggGGCTACTTTACATTGTTCATTGCACTATCTTTATGATTTTCTTCTGTCATTGAGAGGTTGctatttaaatttgaaatttatgatTACTTCCACTATCATTCTTGTCTCTATATTGTTTCCGACAAGCatgccatttcatcatcttcttcaataaATTTGGACGTACCAATTTTGCAATATGGGATGATAAATTTGATGCTAGCTATCATGCTTTATGTTTTATTGAATCCTGATGTTAGCTGCCACAAATTAatgatttcatcacaaaatcaaCTAATAAAAGGTTTCTACTATGAGTTGATTTGAGAATTTTCGGTGATTTGATTGTAAGGTTAAAAATATGTTACTATATGAAGAAAGGTATATTTATAAGTAGTAGTATTACTCTTGTATTCTTTTATTTCGAGTTTCTTGTTGTTAGACGATGTGGCATTATTGCCGGTAGTTTTCGTACTTCTCTTATAGCTTCGTATTCCTAGTTCTCTTGCTATTACAGGCTGTGCTATTTGTTTCTGTTATCTTATTTTCTTGTCATTATTACTGTTTGTTTATTGTGTCTTTTTCActgttcttgagccgagggtctatcagaaataaTCTCTCTTCATTCGTAAGGTAAGGGTAAGgtttgcatacacactaccctccctagaccccacatgtgaaattacactgggtttgttgttgtaatTTTTTAAACTACAAGTATAATTGAGTTGCTTGATGATTTCTATATAGATATGCagatttaaaatttaaactttttgAGTTCTGAGTTTTACAATGATCACTTTAAGTACTGATAAATAACATGATTCTAAATTTAGAATTTGTACAGTAAATTTcatgaaataaatacaaaatttagGATAAATCTGTTAAGTTTAGCCGAACCCGTAAGTTGTCTACTAGCTCCGCTCTATCTATATGTTGAGAACATTGAGTAGATTCGCTTGATGGAGAAAGTTCAGTTAGTGTCAGTTACGATTTTGTTAGTGATAACTAATAGAAAAATTTACACCGGGTAACAACATATAAAAAAATTGACAATTTTTTTACCTTACGTTACATTTGGCAAAAGAAGCCCAAAAGAATTTGCATTCTATAGCCAGTCAATTATAAAATAGCCAAGCCAAGTAAAATATTGGAGAATCTGTATATTCAGGAAAATGGCTAAACTACCGCTATCGTTTGTTAAATGGTATACAGATATCCTTTGTCCATCTATCCGTCCAAAAGAACACATGATAttaattttattcataaaattgcCCCCATATCTAACGACAGAAACTGTGGGCCTTCAATGTAATGAAGTGACATTTTGTTTAATGGGCCATATGGTAATCTCGGActgaaacaaaagttggatctTATTTTGACCCACTTACTGAATCTGACCCAAGGTTTTTGTTACATGGGTCATAAactatattaattataattagGCCAGAGCAGGTAAGTAGGTCCAAATAGGATCCATTTTTGTTTCAATCTGAGATTGCCACATGACTCAGTAAAAAAATAGCACGTCATTAAATTGAAGGCCCACTGATTCTGCCGTTAGACATGAGgataattttattaatagaatTAATGTCATGTATCTTTTTGGACGGATAGATGGACCCGCAATTGATAGTGGTAGTCCAAGCCTTTTTTCGCTATATATTCAATTCCTAATTTCACGCATATTCTTTTCTAAAATTTATATTGTCTAAAAATCCCAAACAATCACCTATAGTGTGTATTCACACAAGATTTTTATTGATATACATACACACAAGTGTATAGGGTGAAATAAAATACGACATGTGGTCGTCTTAAAGgaggacacgtggaacccaagacggggatggccgaagaccgaacgcagccattccgcttgtcaccggaaagGATAATATTCATAAAGGTGTGTTAAATGCTCTGTGCCCGGTGGCATTTAATAgggaatattctgcagcattaagagcaACGACCTGTTAtagagaatttgacatttatgttcaacgttacatcttcatcaatgaccctcataattgacattaaaggagggcacgatcctaggacctcatTCCCTAGACAAaattataaatagtgagctcagttatcattgtaagagACACGAATTCTCTAGCTAAACTTATATTACATTCTATACAAAAtttaatacaatcttactttctGGCTTTTTGATCCCATCATTATTGTGCCCGAAAATTCTATTCCCGGAACTGCCATTTACGCTGTTTCATCTATATTTCAAagttaagtattgtatatttcttcaattattgtattattttagcattaaattagttcacttgtctagaaaccacgtataaattcaactgtaccgttttacggataaatagtttggcacccaccgtggggcataGACAGTCGTGCAATTAAATTAATCCTTATCATTTTTACTAACgcgatttgattattttgtcttagaaaaaaatcataaaaaatggcagataacactgttaacaaAACGCACAACCCTGAAATTCGAGGGGATCGGCCTCATTTCGAGAATTCAATCAATGACACCCGCAACGAGGGAAATGATGCCACGCCGGTGCATGGCAGGCAGAACCCTCGACAGGTTCGAGAGACAATTCCTGATGATTCTAACGAGGAGCATGTCGTGGATGCGGTGAGGGTCCTGCGAGAACAAAAAgcaatcattctaggccatctcacgcggCAGGATCAGGTTATGACAGAACTGAAACATGCTCTATCGGGGGCTTCAAATAATACAAACAGACGAGATCCATTTCCTTCCGGTATTCCCGCAAACCAAACCACGCAGAGAGTCGACAACATTACTCCCAGGGGCAAAGTTGGCTCCGACAGGGACGGAGGGAATAGATCCGGTCTCAACAACGAGAACGACTCATTCAAAAATGAACTTTTACGGTTTATGAGGAAAGAAAATacccgcatggaccaaatcccgAGCACGCTACCAATATTGAAAGGCCCGGACtcgaagaagtatactcaattaCCGTACAAGCCGAGCGCGGCACCAAAACTAATTCCGAAGTGGTTCAAAATTCCCGAAGTGCCGAAGTATGACGGGACTTCAGACCCACAtaagcatattaccacctacacaatggcggtaaaaggaaatgatttagctccttacgaaattgaatctgtgttgctaaagaaatttggagaaactctcacAAGGGGAGCCCTAACGTGGTATTCATTGTTACCCGAGCATTCTATatattcctttgagatgctcgcagattctttcatcaaggctcatgccggTGCCACAAAAGTACAATCCCGGAAGaccgacatattcaggatcgcaCAG is drawn from Nicotiana tabacum cultivar K326 chromosome 9, ASM71507v2, whole genome shotgun sequence and contains these coding sequences:
- the LOC107783379 gene encoding uncharacterized protein C594.04c; this translates as MATHRNFKNALIAFVVPLPSIIFYLYFLHQNQDHSLCNLHPLLLANVVFFLNVNVLFWFIALLQSSHWLIGLYWMVIPIMLLHFYANHPTAQTQYNQWRSRIVMLLTWIWSIRLIHSYFRRENWQWGVRQDWRFTDLSHQYGKKWWWVSFFAIYLSQQVFQMGICLPLYVVHSQNKPWNIWDFIAIVICLSGITIAYHADTQLHNFISRNQKLKELGQPMVPILGKGLWCYSRHPNYFGEQLWWWGLALIAWNLGQGWTFLGALINSICLAYVTVLVERKMLSQTYRTEAYTLYQKTTSVLIPWFKSSSIGKDKKT